The DNA window CCGATCTGGTCCGCCGCACGACCGGCCATGCCCCGAGCGAGGACGGGACGCCCGCGCTCCCAAGGTGGTCAAGGGCGGCGGACATTCAACTTGAGATGAAGACTATTAGAGCAGCTACACATGAAGAGCACCTACCGTAGGAAATACCTGGTCGACAGCGGCTATCAGCTCACCCAGGCCGGCGTCGTGGTGGCCGCCAACCTCCTGGTCGCGCTCCTGATGGCGGCGCTCCTGTCCTGGTTCTACCTGTTGGAATGGGATGGCGCGATCGCCTACGATCACAACCGGCGCATTCCCATCTACATCCTGACGCTGATCCTGATCGTCATGTTGAGCGCGATGCTCCTGAGTCTGCGGCGCAGCCGCATGGTCGCCGGCATGCTGAAAAAGCTGCATCGGATCCTGGACGACGCGGGGGCGGGGGTGCTTCCAGAGCGGGAAGTCGACTTCAGACGCTCGGACTATTTCCGCGAATTGGCCGCCCCCCTGAATCGCTGCCTGGAACGGTTGAAGGCGCTGGAGTGCGCGGAAGACGCGGCGCTCCTGGCGGCGCTGAGAGGAGTCGTCGCGCGGGGCGAGTCGCGCGGGACGCCCGACGCGCAACTGCTCGACGAGATCAAGACGATCGTCAGCCGCTTCGACCGCCCTTCCGAGCCGGCCCTGGCGACGCCCGAAGCGTCTTGACCGCATCCTGCCCCATAACCGCCAACCAGGTGCCACCCATGCCGCTCCAGATGACCGCCGATCACGACCCGTCGCCCCTGCCGGTGACCCTCTACACCCCCGACAGCCGGCTCCAGCACCCCGGCCGCCTGCTGCGCGAGATGTTCCGCGATCTCGCCGCCGGGCGCGAACTGGCCTGGCGGCTCGCCGTGCGCGACATCAGCGCCCAATACCGTCAGGCCGTGTTCGGCCTCCTCTGGGCCTTCATCCTGCCGCTCGCCAACACCCTCACCTGGATCTTCCTCAGCGCCAGCGGCGTCGTCGCCGTCGGCGACACGGCGCTGCCCTATCCAGTCTACGTCTTCACCGGCGCCATGCTCTGGGCCATCTTCATGGACGCCCTCAACGCCCCGCTGCAACAGACCGCGGCCGCCAAATCCATGCTGGCCAAGCTCAACTTCCCGCGCGAGGCCCTGATCGTCTCCGGCATCTACCAGACGCTCTTCAACGCCGGCATCAAGATTGCCCTGCTGCTCCCGGCACTGCTCTGGCTCGGCGTCTATCCCGACTGGAGCCTGCTGCTCTTTCCGCTCGGCGTCCTCTCGCTGATCCTGGTCGGCACCGCCGTCGGACTGCTGCTCACCCCCGTCGGCATCCTCTACAGCGACATCGGCCGCGGACTGCCGCTGGTCATGCAGTTCCTCATGTACATCACCCCGGTTGTCTTCCCCATGCCCAAGGAAGGCTTGGCCGCGACCCTCTTCAACCTCAACCCGCTCACCCCGCTCATCGTCACCGCTCGCGACTGGCTCACGGGACTTCCGCCCGAGTTGCTCGGTGCCTTCGTGACCGTGAACCTGCTCGCCCTCGTTTTGCTGCTCATGGTCTGGGTGGTCTATCGACTCGCCATGCCCATTCTGATTGAGCGCATGAGTGCCTGATTGAACATCGAAGAGGCGCAGCAGATGCAGTACGTCACCACCGCCGAGCGGATCGGCATCAAAAAAGGCATTCAGCAGGGCATCGAGCAGGGCATTGAGCAGGGCATTGAGCAGGGCATTGAGCAGGGCATCCCGCGCGGAGAGTCACGCCTGCTGCGGCGTCAGTTAGCGCGCCGCTTTGGCCCGCTGCCGGAGTGGGTCGAGGCGCGTCTGACGCAGGCGAGCACATCGGAACTGGAGACCTGGGGCGAGCGTTTGCTCGACGCCGCGACCCTCGATGCGGTCTTCCGCGCCGGATGATTGCTCCCCTGCGCGACAGCACGGCCATTCCGCGAAGCCGTTCGTGGTTCGAGGGCCTCACCACGAACGGCTTCGCGGAATGGCCGTGTAGGTACGCATCGCGCACCTTTCACCTAAAACGTTAACCGCCTCGCCTCGCCTTGCCACTGCGCCAACCCGCAAGTATGATGTTTTGTCATACCAAAGAGGGTCGCTGTCATGAGTCAGAGGAAGGTCGCAATAACCATTGAGGATGGTGTTCTTGCCAAAGTCGATGCCCTGGTCAGACGCAAGGTATTTAGCAATCGTAGCCGCGCCATCCAAGAGGCTGTTCTCGAAAAGCTGGAGCGGCTTGAGCGGAACCGCCTCGCGGAGGAGTGTGCCAAACTGGATCCTGCCTTTGAGAGGGCCATGGCTGACGAAGGATTGTCTCAGGAGCTGGACGCATGGCCAAAATATTGAGAGGCGAGATTCGCTGGGCTGATCTCAATCCGACCATTGGGCGCGAGCAATCCGGTGAGCGGCCGGTTCTCATTCTGAGCCAAGACATTTTCAATGAGCGCTCTGGCACAGTCATGGCAATGGCGCTGACTAGCCAAGAGCAGCGCGCAGGCTTCCCGTTGACACACGAGATTCTTGCTTCCAGGCCGCCAAAGCGGTCGTGGGCCAAGATCAGTCAGATTCGGACACTATCGACTGAGCGCATCGGAAAGAAAATTGATCGCCTCAGTCCAGACGAGCTTGCCCATGTCATCGAAGGGCTGAATGAGATTATCGGTGGTTAACGGCGTTAGCCGGGTAGCCGGGTAGGGTACGCATCGCGTACCTGACGCCCTTGCAAACGGCACGGACGCTGCCTGGATCAACGGATCGTTTGATTCAACCGCGGCGCTTCTTCATGGAACGCGGCGGTTTTGCGGCCTTGGCGGAACGGTACGCGATGCGTACCCGACGAAGCTGGCGCCGGCCATCGAACGCGCCATCGCGCGCAATCGCACGCGGATATGTGCGCCGTCACCGTGACGCTCCCGCCTGGAAATTCCCTCGTACCGCGCCAGCGCCGCCTGGCGGCGAGATAAGCCTTCACTTTGCAGATAAGATCCATTATCATCCGCAACCGGTGATGTGCAGCGATCCTCTCGCCCCCATCCCGCCGGTCGAGCCGCGCCCCTGCAACGGCGCGCTCGACCGGACGCGATGGGGCAGCGTCTATTCCGAGCGCCCATCACCGACAGCGGCCGCGCGGGATCGGGAAGACGGCACGTCGGACACAGCCGCGCCTTCACCCTTAATCCTTCACCTTTGATCCTTCACCTGATGCCCGAAACCCTCATCACCGTCGACAACGTCTCTAAGAAATTCTGCCGCAGCCTCAAGAAATCGCTGTGGTACGGCATGCAGGATCTCGGTAACGAACTGCGCGGACGGCGTCACGGCGGCGATGGCGAACTGCGTCCCGACGAATTCTGGGCGGTCAAGGATGTCAGCTTCGAGCTGAAGCGGGGGGAGTGTCTGGGGCTGATCGGGCGAAATGGGGCGGGCAAGACAACGCTGTTGCGGATGCTCAATGGGCTGATCAAGCCGGACCGGGGGCGGATCGAGATGCGTGGGCGGGTGGGTGCTTTGATTGCGTTGGGGGCAGGGTTTAATCCGGTGTTGACGGGGCGGGAGAACCTCTATGTAAATGCGTCCATTCTCGGTTTCAGCAAACAGGAAATTGATGCCAGGTTTGACGATATCGTCGAGTTTGCTGGCATTGAAGAATTTATTGACACACCAGTACAAAATTATTCTAGCGGGATGGCTGTCCGCCTTGGTTTTTCCGTTGCCGCTCATCTGAACCCAGATATTCTCATCGTCGATGAAGTGTTGGCGGTTGGAGATGTTGGGTTTCGGATGCGCTGCTTTGAACATATGCTTCAGTTGAAAAAAAAGGGGGTTGTTATCGTCTTTGTTACTCATAGCATGATAGAGCTTCCACGTATCTGCGAAAGGGCGATCGTTGTTACAGG is part of the Thiocystis violascens DSM 198 genome and encodes:
- a CDS encoding ABC transporter permease, which produces MPLQMTADHDPSPLPVTLYTPDSRLQHPGRLLREMFRDLAAGRELAWRLAVRDISAQYRQAVFGLLWAFILPLANTLTWIFLSASGVVAVGDTALPYPVYVFTGAMLWAIFMDALNAPLQQTAAAKSMLAKLNFPREALIVSGIYQTLFNAGIKIALLLPALLWLGVYPDWSLLLFPLGVLSLILVGTAVGLLLTPVGILYSDIGRGLPLVMQFLMYITPVVFPMPKEGLAATLFNLNPLTPLIVTARDWLTGLPPELLGAFVTVNLLALVLLLMVWVVYRLAMPILIERMSA
- a CDS encoding DUF4351 domain-containing protein, which produces MNIEEAQQMQYVTTAERIGIKKGIQQGIEQGIEQGIEQGIEQGIPRGESRLLRRQLARRFGPLPEWVEARLTQASTSELETWGERLLDAATLDAVFRAG
- a CDS encoding CopG family ribbon-helix-helix protein, with product MSQRKVAITIEDGVLAKVDALVRRKVFSNRSRAIQEAVLEKLERLERNRLAEECAKLDPAFERAMADEGLSQELDAWPKY
- a CDS encoding type II toxin-antitoxin system PemK/MazF family toxin; translated protein: MAKILRGEIRWADLNPTIGREQSGERPVLILSQDIFNERSGTVMAMALTSQEQRAGFPLTHEILASRPPKRSWAKISQIRTLSTERIGKKIDRLSPDELAHVIEGLNEIIGG
- a CDS encoding ABC transporter ATP-binding protein, which encodes MPETLITVDNVSKKFCRSLKKSLWYGMQDLGNELRGRRHGGDGELRPDEFWAVKDVSFELKRGECLGLIGRNGAGKTTLLRMLNGLIKPDRGRIEMRGRVGALIALGAGFNPVLTGRENLYVNASILGFSKQEIDARFDDIVEFAGIEEFIDTPVQNYSSGMAVRLGFSVAAHLNPDILIVDEVLAVGDVGFRMRCFEHMLQLKKKGVVIVFVTHSMIELPRICERAIVVTGGQIVFEGLVEVAIGIYEKDVLEASCEKPHSESPAWIESASLIDESGRPKCSFHTGENIVIDIRLRSRIFVENARLIVHINSATTGILGSFSSYHKGLPIKVDNSGTQIILTIRSIPLLIGGYSFNFSLYGPGVSDYWHQQINVARFHIDAPPIDTLGYGLCHSIAFDHEWSSGIG